One Ailuropoda melanoleuca isolate Jingjing chromosome 14, ASM200744v2, whole genome shotgun sequence DNA segment encodes these proteins:
- the MAX gene encoding protein max isoform X5, with protein sequence MLFWSSKGKARADQVLCSWGIHFSSSLMEDASKRKFRALEKARSSAQLQTNYPSSDNSLYTNAKGSTISAFDGGSDSSSESEPEEPQSRKKLRMEAS encoded by the exons ATGCTCTTCTGGAGCAGCAAG GGGAAAGCGAGAGCTGATCAAGTTCTTTGTTCCTGGGGAAttcacttctcttcctccctcatgGAAGATGCAAGTAAAAGGAAAT TCCGTGCACTGGAGAAGGCGAGGTCGAGTGCCCAACTGCAGACCAACTACCCCTCCTCAGACAACAGCCTCTACACCAACGCCAAGGGCAGCACCATCTCTGCCTTCGATGGAGGCTCAGACTCCAGCTCGGAGTCGGAGCCCGAAGAGCCCCAAAGCAGGAAGAAGCTCCGGATGGAGGCCAGCTAA